TGCAATTTTTAGTTGACCAAGTCCAAAGCCGGACATACACGTTTTGCCGTGCCCAATCACCAAGTCATTGAATTCCAGAAATGAACCCAGTCCTTTATTTCGTCGAATTGGATAATCGCATCATCTCCGCAACCTATCGAAACCTGATGATCGGCGCCAAGGTCGTGCTGGTCGACAAGACCAGCGACCAGCAGTTGCCCGATCCGGTCACCACGGTTGCGTCACCGGTCCCCAACGGGATGCTGCGGATCAGGCTGCCGGGCACCGTCAAGCCGGGGGCCTATTATCTGAAGGCGCTGAACGGGCACGGCGCCGGTGTCGCGCAGAGCGTCGAGTTTTATGTCGGCTAATACGCGATTTTTGCGGGGTTTTCAGGACTTTCCGGACACGCCGGCATATTGATAATTGTCAATTGCCCGGCTTGCCGCCCGTGGTGTAAAGCGGCGCATCGGCGTCTCGCCCCGAGCTTGGCGCCGTTCCACCGGAACCCGCTCTATGACGCTGTGGTTTGTGTTCGCGCTGATGACGGCCGCGGCGATTTTCGTCGTGCTTTGGCCGCTGAGCCGGGCTGGCCGGCCGCATAATGAAGGCAGCGAGGCGGCCGTCTACAAGGATCAGCTCGCCGAGATCGATCGCGACGTCGCCGCCGGGCTGATCGGCGCCACCGAAGCCGACGCCGCACGCGTCGAGATCAGCCGCCGTCTGCTGGCGGCGGTGGATCTTCAGGAAGATCGGCCTGTGGCATCGAACACTTGGTTGCGCCGCTCTACCGCGATTGTCGCCCTGGTCGGGCTCCCGATCGTGGCGGTGGCGTTTTACCTCCCGCTTGGATCGCCCCGGCTCGGCGATTTTCCGCTCGCCCAGCGCACCCGCGCGCCCGACGTGGCGCAGCCGCTGGATAACCTGGTGGCGCAGGTCGAGGCGCATTTGGAGAAGAATCCAACCGATGGCCGTGGCTGGAACGTGCTGGCGCCGGTGCTGTCGAGGCTCGGCCGCCACAATGAAGCGGTTCGTGCCTATCGTAATTCGATCGCCTACAACGGCGACAGCCCCGAGCGCCGCGCCGATCTCGGCGAAGCCCTGGCCGCCGCGGCGAACGGTGTCGTCACCGCGGAGGCGAAGGCCGAATTCGAACGCGCCCTCGCGTTGAACGCCGACGAGGTCAAGGCGAGCTACTTCCTCGGGCTGGCCGCCGAGCAGGACGGCCGCGCCGGCGAGGCTTCGACGATCTGGCGCGCCATGCTCGCCAAGGCGCCCTCGGATGCGCCGTGGCGTCCGCTGGTTCAGGCCGCCCTGGCACGGGTCGGCGGTTCCCCGGCGCCGGCGCTGTCGAATGATGCGATGGCCGCGGCAAAGGGCATGAATGAGACCGACCGCGACGCCATGATCCGCGGCATGGTCGAGCGCCTCGCCACGCGATTGAAGCAAAACGGCGACGACGTCGAAGGCTGGCTGCGGCTGGTGCGGGCCTATATGGTGATGGGCGATCGCGACAAGGCCAGGAGTGCGCTCGCCGACGCCCGTCAGGCCGTCGCCAACGACGCCGATCGGCTGCGACGACTGAATGAGGGCCTGAAGGATCTCGGGCTGGACGGATGAGCATGATGCCGAAGAGTGTGCAGCGGTTTTCGGGTCACATCATGCGCGAGATGACAGGCGCATGATGCCGAAAAGTGTGCAGCGGTTTTCGGAGGACATCATGCGCGAGATGAGAGGCCACGCATGACGCGCAAGCAACGGCGTTTGACGATGATCGGCGGCTCGCTCGCGGTGCTCGCGGTCGCGGCGGCCCTGGTGCTGAACGCGATGCGCGATTCGATCGTGTTTTTCTCGACGCCTTCGATGGTGGCCGAGAAGCACATTGCCGCGGGCAAGCGTTTCCGGCTCGGCGGACTGGTGCAGCCGGGGTCGCTGGTGCGTGGCGACAGCCTTGCGGTCACCTTCCAGGTCGCCGATGGCAGCGCCGCACTGCCGGTTTCCTACAAGGGGATTTTGCCCGACCTGTTCCGCGAAGGGCAGGGCGTGGTCGCCGAGGGCGCCCTCGACGCAGCCGGGGTGTTCAAGGCCGATACCGTGCTCGCCAAGCACGACGAGACCTACATGCCCAAGGAAGTCGCCGATGCGCTGAAGAAGCAGGGGCACTGGAAAGACGATTACGGCGCCAAGCCAGCGGCTGGTGCGTCGCCGGCGAAACAGGGAGTTTCGCAGTGATCGCGGAAGCCGGACATTACGCGCTGGTGCTGGCGCTGGCGCTGGCGCTGATCCAGTCCACCGTGCCGATGCTCGGCGCGCGGTGGCGCGATCCCGCCTTGATGAATGTCGCGCGCGCGACCGCGCTGGCGCAACTGGCATTCGTGGCGGCGTCGTTCGCGGCGCTGGTCGCGTTGTACATCGTTTCCGATTTTTCCGTCGCCAACGTCTTCGAGAATTCGCATTCGTCGAAACCGCTGCTCTACAAGATCACCGGCGTGTGGGGCAATCATGAAGGTTCGATGCTGTTGTGGGTGTCGATCCTGGCGCTGTTCGGCGGTCTGGTTGCCGCGTTCGGCAACAATCTGCCGCTGTCGCTGCGCGCCAACGTGCTGGGGGTGCAGGGGTGGGTCGCGAGCGCGTTCTATCTGTTCATCCTGATCACCTCGAACCCGTTCCTGCGCATCGTGAGCCCGCCGATCGAGGGCCGCGACCTCAACCCGGTGCTGCAGGACATCGGCCTGGCGGTGCATCCGCCGATGCTCTACCTCGGCTATGTCGGTTTCTCTATTTCGTTTTCGTTCGCCGTCGCCGCCCTGATCGAAGGCCGGATCGACGCGGCATGGGCGCGCTGGGTGCGGCCGTGGACGCTGGTGGCCTGGATATTCCTCACCCTCGGCATCGCGATGGGCTCGTACTGGGCCTATTACGAACTCGGCTGGGGCGGCTGGTGGTTCTGGGATCCGGTCGAGAATGCCTCGCTGATGCCGTGGCTTGCGGGCACCGCGC
The sequence above is drawn from the Bradyrhizobium sediminis genome and encodes:
- the ccmI gene encoding c-type cytochrome biogenesis protein CcmI — protein: MTLWFVFALMTAAAIFVVLWPLSRAGRPHNEGSEAAVYKDQLAEIDRDVAAGLIGATEADAARVEISRRLLAAVDLQEDRPVASNTWLRRSTAIVALVGLPIVAVAFYLPLGSPRLGDFPLAQRTRAPDVAQPLDNLVAQVEAHLEKNPTDGRGWNVLAPVLSRLGRHNEAVRAYRNSIAYNGDSPERRADLGEALAAAANGVVTAEAKAEFERALALNADEVKASYFLGLAAEQDGRAGEASTIWRAMLAKAPSDAPWRPLVQAALARVGGSPAPALSNDAMAAAKGMNETDRDAMIRGMVERLATRLKQNGDDVEGWLRLVRAYMVMGDRDKARSALADARQAVANDADRLRRLNEGLKDLGLDG
- the ccmE gene encoding cytochrome c maturation protein CcmE; translation: MTRKQRRLTMIGGSLAVLAVAAALVLNAMRDSIVFFSTPSMVAEKHIAAGKRFRLGGLVQPGSLVRGDSLAVTFQVADGSAALPVSYKGILPDLFREGQGVVAEGALDAAGVFKADTVLAKHDETYMPKEVADALKKQGHWKDDYGAKPAAGASPAKQGVSQ